The Deltaproteobacteria bacterium genomic interval CGGTTCAGACGGGCTATGGCAAAAAATCATAAAAAGACGCCGGACACAGGCTGCGGAAAGACAATCGACACTCGCGGTGTCGTTAAATTCCTCGTGGACGAACTCGGCAGCCTCGGACAAAAAGCCGACGACGAGACCACCAGTAGCGGCATATCGGTCGACCTTTACATGAAGGGCGACATCGTCGTGCTCGAGGCCGAGCTCCCGGGCGTAAAATACGAGGACGTAACGCTTGAGTACTTCAAGGGCAGCGTCACCATACGCGCCTCCAAGTACGAGTGCTTCGACGAAGAAGAAGTAACGTACGTGTGCATGGAACGGT includes:
- a CDS encoding Hsp20/alpha crystallin family protein, which gives rise to MAKNHKKTPDTGCGKTIDTRGVVKFLVDELGSLGQKADDETTSSGISVDLYMKGDIVVLEAELPGVKYEDVTLEYFKGSVTIRASKYECFDEEEVTYVCMERSFGKLARKIDIPLPVNSAKFLATFNRGILKVEMPRIEEKRGLPKQIPIEPEKK